The following coding sequences are from one Thermoplasmata archaeon window:
- a CDS encoding DUF4147 domain-containing protein, whose amino-acid sequence MIGQFPWDPFPHGIPLPKGPDPLPALAYEAAVKAADAYHGVRDALQIEGDTMRVGNRFVPLGYYRDIAFIACGSAAGSMAIAALDSLHDRLTMGFTVGPTPIPPEVPFLHISLPLGSPGTPRAEEAARGALEVAESLGEHQLLLLLLSPGTIAALALPPPGMSGEEFGRFLTNAHERGASGREVGLLARVLARGPVGGRLGAAVQKADVATFIVDHGDGATLLGGGPAHPIAPREREEARSVLRRLDLQRALPSATIAELAPGGGPAQSGEPPRHRPVRVAGPNDALRAAGDVIFDKKWRSRLAMLQIEGPPELAADRFLERFEAIVAREADLELDHSQGIGAFAMTTLGLPEGADEGPALARFLHRAQERMRRPEMSIALLRTAGTIGDEAYPPGAVIGRPTDPQAKVPVGRARAIPMQSGVTDVGCLAIALLGKPSTA is encoded by the coding sequence GTGATCGGTCAGTTCCCCTGGGACCCGTTCCCGCATGGGATTCCGCTTCCCAAAGGCCCCGATCCCTTGCCCGCACTCGCCTACGAAGCCGCGGTGAAGGCGGCCGACGCCTACCACGGCGTGCGCGACGCCCTCCAGATCGAAGGGGACACGATGCGGGTTGGGAACCGGTTCGTTCCCCTCGGGTACTACCGGGACATCGCGTTCATCGCCTGTGGCTCGGCGGCTGGATCGATGGCGATCGCAGCGCTCGATTCCCTCCACGACCGCCTCACGATGGGTTTCACCGTCGGTCCCACCCCCATCCCTCCCGAAGTTCCGTTCCTGCACATCTCTCTCCCCCTCGGAAGCCCGGGCACGCCCCGCGCGGAGGAAGCGGCCCGTGGAGCGCTCGAGGTTGCCGAGAGCCTAGGCGAGCATCAGTTGCTCCTCCTGCTCCTCTCGCCCGGGACGATCGCGGCGCTCGCGCTCCCACCTCCGGGCATGTCCGGCGAGGAGTTCGGCCGATTTCTGACGAACGCGCACGAGCGGGGAGCGAGCGGGCGAGAGGTCGGTCTGCTGGCGCGGGTCCTCGCCCGCGGTCCCGTCGGAGGCCGCCTCGGGGCGGCGGTCCAGAAGGCCGACGTCGCAACGTTCATCGTCGATCACGGGGATGGGGCCACGCTGCTCGGAGGGGGACCGGCCCACCCCATCGCTCCGCGCGAACGCGAGGAGGCGCGCTCGGTACTCCGGCGTCTCGACCTGCAGAGGGCCCTGCCGTCGGCCACGATCGCGGAGCTCGCACCCGGAGGCGGCCCGGCGCAGTCCGGAGAGCCTCCGCGACATCGCCCCGTGCGCGTCGCGGGACCGAACGATGCGCTTCGCGCTGCCGGGGACGTCATCTTCGACAAGAAGTGGCGCAGCCGTCTCGCGATGCTCCAGATCGAGGGCCCTCCCGAGCTCGCCGCCGACCGGTTCCTAGAGCGATTCGAGGCCATCGTCGCGCGGGAGGCCGATCTCGAGCTCGATCACAGCCAGGGGATCGGCGCGTTCGCGATGACGACGCTCGGACTTCCCGAAGGGGCCGACGAGGGCCCGGCTCTCGCTCGCTTTCTCCACCGAGCGCAGGAGAGGATGCGGCGACCGGAGATGAGCATCGCTCTCCTGCGGACGGCCGGGACGATCGGGGACGAGGCGTATCCGCCCGGAGCCGTGATCGGACGGCCGACCGATCCACAGGCCAAGGTCCCCGTCGGCCGCGCACGAGCGATCCCCATGCAGTCCGGGGTCACGGACGTCGGCTGTCTCGCGATCGCGCTTCTCGGTAAGCCATCGACAGCCTAG
- a CDS encoding SDR family NAD(P)-dependent oxidoreductase, with protein sequence MTNAARKVALVTGASRGLGETIARFLAGERYELILTARGREDLERTAASVRELGVEVVALPGDVADPLHRARLRNVATQRGRIDVLVNNASELGPSPLPHLAEYPLDQLERVYSINVVAPVGLVQELLPLLESARGWVINISSDAALGGYPGWGGYGASKAALDLVSRTLANELRERGIAIVSVDPGDMRTTMHQAAYAGRDISDRPLPDVTLPFWAWLLHQDPTQVSGHRFQAQAERWEVVR encoded by the coding sequence ATGACGAACGCGGCACGCAAGGTCGCCCTCGTGACCGGGGCGAGCCGCGGCCTCGGCGAGACCATCGCGCGGTTCCTTGCCGGAGAACGCTACGAACTGATCCTCACCGCCCGCGGACGAGAGGACCTCGAGCGAACGGCCGCCTCCGTCCGGGAGCTCGGGGTCGAGGTCGTCGCACTTCCGGGCGATGTCGCCGATCCGCTCCACCGTGCTCGCCTGCGTAACGTTGCGACCCAGCGCGGTCGCATCGATGTGCTGGTCAACAATGCGAGCGAGCTCGGGCCGTCCCCTCTGCCGCACCTAGCGGAGTACCCGCTGGACCAGCTCGAGCGGGTGTACTCGATCAATGTGGTCGCGCCCGTGGGGCTCGTCCAGGAACTTCTACCCCTTCTCGAATCTGCCCGAGGCTGGGTGATCAACATCTCCAGCGATGCCGCGCTCGGCGGCTACCCCGGCTGGGGCGGCTATGGGGCGAGCAAGGCCGCTCTCGATCTCGTCAGCCGAACCCTCGCGAACGAGCTACGCGAGCGCGGGATCGCGATCGTCAGTGTCGACCCAGGGGATATGCGAACGACGATGCACCAGGCCGCGTACGCCGGCCGGGACATCTCCGACCGGCCTCTCCCGGACGTCACCCTTCCGTTCTGGGCGTGGCTCCTGCATCAGGATCCCACCCAGGTGTCCGGACACCGCTTCCAAGCCCAGGCCGAACGCTGGGAGGTTGTGCGATGA
- a CDS encoding FAD-dependent oxidoreductase: protein MSGMPSASSPEPSSVPRVGSPSRKGLLPLLQRSIRYHRPRAPFCGVGYCTNCLVRVDGRTNVRACREGFDLPGMKTTANAWPSPSFDLLGIVDVVFPRGIDTLRGFRRPAAFTSLYQRVVRRLSGYDDPPTEATQQPPPASIRRIVEVAVVGGGVSGSAAAGALLRSGVGSVVVLDRDARASTLSGAEMLGRTTAVFLPPPDPAAAQPFSLAATNDSGQGVEVRARSVIVATGGYDASLLFSGNDRPGVLTAEGAFALSAPGPPPFNRAVVFGGGERAREVLARFPSRISAIAAPGDVNPDLTRLASEQGVPLYPRSLVLSTVGRRRVRGLTLRTRSDGPSFRLGADAIILAHRRVPHPQLFFQAGALMQWRSRAAAYFPIVSETGQTTVPGLYAVGEAAGVFDPAAAVRCAQLAATSIVQRDSSAPSSSNPPSMDLPGELEGYYRELLRQPRGSGKWIACPCEDVLLHEVEDAERRGYRGIEVIKRYTGLGTGLCQGRYCLPDAVLLLSILEQRRPSEVGYITQRPPVLPTSLGALASFAGPPDEKEAP from the coding sequence ATGTCGGGCATGCCCTCGGCCTCCTCGCCCGAGCCGTCGAGCGTTCCCCGTGTCGGATCGCCGTCGCGGAAGGGCCTGCTTCCTCTGTTGCAACGTTCGATTCGCTACCACCGGCCCCGCGCCCCGTTTTGCGGGGTCGGCTACTGCACGAACTGCCTCGTCCGCGTGGACGGACGGACCAACGTTCGGGCCTGCCGGGAGGGGTTCGACCTGCCGGGAATGAAGACAACGGCGAACGCCTGGCCCTCTCCGTCCTTCGATCTCCTCGGCATCGTCGATGTCGTGTTCCCGCGGGGCATCGACACCCTTCGGGGGTTCCGGCGCCCCGCGGCGTTCACGTCGCTCTACCAACGGGTCGTCCGTCGCCTAAGCGGGTATGACGACCCTCCTACCGAGGCCACGCAGCAGCCTCCTCCGGCTTCGATCCGTAGGATCGTGGAGGTCGCGGTGGTGGGCGGAGGGGTCAGCGGAAGCGCCGCGGCCGGCGCCCTCCTGCGCTCGGGCGTCGGGTCCGTCGTAGTGCTCGATCGCGATGCCCGGGCGTCGACCCTGTCGGGTGCCGAGATGCTCGGCCGCACGACGGCAGTATTCCTCCCCCCTCCCGATCCGGCCGCGGCCCAGCCGTTCTCCCTCGCCGCAACCAACGACTCGGGCCAGGGCGTGGAGGTTCGCGCGCGCTCGGTCATCGTCGCGACGGGAGGCTACGATGCCTCCCTGCTGTTCTCGGGGAACGATCGCCCCGGGGTGCTCACGGCGGAAGGGGCATTCGCTCTCTCGGCCCCCGGGCCTCCGCCGTTCAACCGCGCCGTCGTCTTCGGTGGAGGCGAGCGCGCGCGGGAGGTACTCGCACGCTTTCCCAGCCGGATCTCGGCCATCGCGGCTCCGGGAGACGTCAATCCCGATCTCACCCGGCTCGCCTCGGAGCAGGGAGTCCCCCTCTACCCCCGGAGTCTAGTTCTCTCTACGGTCGGTCGACGTCGGGTTCGAGGGCTGACGCTTCGGACCCGCTCGGATGGGCCATCCTTCCGGCTCGGAGCGGATGCGATCATACTCGCCCACCGGCGTGTGCCCCACCCACAGCTGTTCTTCCAGGCCGGGGCCCTGATGCAGTGGCGCTCCCGCGCCGCGGCTTACTTCCCGATCGTTTCGGAAACCGGGCAGACGACCGTGCCCGGCCTCTATGCCGTGGGCGAGGCGGCTGGGGTGTTCGACCCCGCGGCCGCGGTCAGGTGCGCTCAACTCGCCGCGACGTCGATCGTGCAGCGGGACTCCTCCGCGCCGTCCTCGTCCAATCCTCCCTCCATGGATCTCCCTGGGGAGCTCGAAGGATACTATCGGGAGCTTCTTCGCCAACCCCGGGGCTCCGGAAAGTGGATCGCATGTCCATGCGAGGACGTCCTCCTCCACGAAGTGGAGGACGCCGAGCGGCGTGGGTATCGTGGGATCGAGGTGATCAAGCGCTACACGGGCCTCGGCACCGGGCTCTGCCAGGGCCGGTATTGCCTCCCCGACGCCGTCCTGCTTCTCTCCATCCTGGAACAGCGCCGCCCGTCCGAGGTCGGCTACATCACCCAACGCCCTCCGGTCCTGCCGACATCTTTGGGAGCGCTAGCGTCCTTTGCCGGCCCCCCAGATGAGAAGGAGGCGCCGTGA
- a CDS encoding FAD-binding oxidoreductase — protein MITSPARSSYHTVVVGAGIIGLYTAYHLAHAGAGPILVLDRGFLSSGASGRNGGGVRQQWETPATIRLARESVAAYRRFGREFGYNIWFRQSGYVFVAEDEGQLARLRRVNAVVRGEGLVSRVLDAAEVLRLVPGIRPDATIGGTYLRTDGILYPFPALWGLYEAVRALGVEVVLGAEVTGIHALGGRVAAVETSLGRIATEHCVNAAGGWSGELSRRAGLDVPNVATRHEILATEPLKPFLDPMVVRVSDGLYFSQTMRGEIVGGIAPSATLATRPGMGSSLDFLARMSRGLVGLFPQFRSLRVLRAWSGYYDDTPDGFPVIGTDARLPGFVHANGFGGHGFMLAPASAQRVARAVLGEPSDLDPHLFGPQRFSESGRELPTERLQLG, from the coding sequence GTGATCACCTCCCCGGCCCGATCCTCCTACCACACGGTCGTCGTTGGGGCCGGGATCATCGGGCTCTACACCGCGTACCATCTGGCCCACGCCGGTGCCGGACCGATCCTCGTACTGGATCGAGGGTTCCTGTCGAGCGGGGCATCCGGAAGAAACGGCGGCGGTGTCCGCCAGCAATGGGAGACCCCGGCCACGATCCGGCTCGCGCGCGAATCCGTCGCCGCATACCGCCGATTCGGGCGGGAGTTCGGGTACAACATCTGGTTCCGGCAATCGGGCTACGTCTTCGTGGCCGAGGATGAGGGCCAACTCGCCCGCCTTCGCCGGGTCAACGCCGTCGTGCGCGGCGAGGGGCTCGTCTCCCGGGTCCTCGACGCCGCGGAGGTACTCCGGCTGGTGCCCGGTATCCGTCCCGATGCGACCATTGGCGGGACGTACCTGCGCACGGACGGAATCCTGTACCCATTCCCGGCGCTGTGGGGTCTGTACGAGGCCGTCCGCGCTCTTGGCGTCGAGGTCGTCCTGGGGGCCGAAGTCACGGGAATCCACGCTCTCGGGGGGCGTGTGGCGGCCGTGGAGACGTCCCTCGGTCGCATCGCGACCGAGCACTGCGTCAACGCCGCCGGTGGCTGGTCCGGGGAGCTCTCACGCCGCGCTGGCCTCGATGTCCCCAACGTGGCCACACGGCACGAGATCCTCGCTACCGAACCGTTGAAACCGTTCTTGGACCCCATGGTCGTTCGGGTCTCGGACGGACTCTACTTCAGCCAAACGATGCGCGGGGAGATCGTCGGAGGTATCGCGCCCTCCGCTACCCTAGCGACCCGGCCCGGGATGGGGAGCTCGCTTGACTTCCTTGCGCGGATGTCCCGAGGCCTCGTCGGACTCTTCCCGCAGTTTCGATCGCTCCGAGTCCTCCGCGCATGGTCGGGGTACTACGACGATACCCCGGATGGGTTCCCCGTGATCGGCACGGATGCGCGCCTTCCCGGATTCGTGCACGCGAACGGGTTCGGGGGGCACGGGTTCATGCTCGCCCCGGCCTCTGCCCAGCGCGTCGCCCGCGCCGTCCTGGGAGAACCCTCCGACCTCGATCCCCACCTGTTCGGCCCCCAGCGCTTCTCCGAATCCGGCCGCGAGCTTCCCACCGAACGGCTCCAGCTCGGGTAA
- a CDS encoding helix-turn-helix domain-containing protein, with the protein MQADRSRRTTRSEAPADASCDSAAMRGRNLCPVLASVGVIGTEWRLAIIHRLLEGPQRFSEILKSNARLNAKTLSATLKYLENQGVVQRHVISTRPFSVTYSLTEMGMGLAPVARELRAWGERWLVPRATPATRPGTNPRRTPAIQGELPRIVLADTEGHRTR; encoded by the coding sequence ATGCAAGCCGATCGTTCCCGTCGAACCACGCGCTCCGAAGCTCCGGCCGACGCCTCCTGCGACTCCGCGGCGATGCGGGGGCGCAATCTGTGCCCGGTGCTGGCCTCGGTCGGAGTGATCGGGACCGAGTGGCGCCTCGCGATCATCCACCGCTTGCTCGAGGGACCTCAGCGGTTCAGCGAGATCCTCAAGTCCAACGCCCGCCTCAACGCGAAGACCCTCAGCGCGACCCTGAAGTATCTCGAGAACCAAGGCGTCGTGCAGCGCCATGTGATCAGCACGCGACCGTTCTCGGTGACGTACTCCCTGACGGAGATGGGAATGGGCTTGGCCCCGGTCGCTCGCGAACTGCGGGCCTGGGGGGAACGCTGGCTCGTGCCTCGTGCGACACCGGCGACCCGGCCGGGAACGAATCCACGTCGGACGCCCGCGATCCAGGGCGAGCTCCCGCGGATCGTGCTCGCCGACACCGAAGGCCACCGGACCCGATAG
- a CDS encoding MFS transporter, with translation MTEATSAVPRDPPTSYGRLFADRSFLAFFLSYVFGEAGYAVYAVAIPWLAYTTTHQVTVVGAVVGIEFGVYALAFLVGPYIDRVHNLRLVLIVGYPLQAAGAAALGFAAEAGVLTIPLLLGLVVLISSVWDFTWTASNAVPPELVDAPTLFRASGVMNAGAGGGQIAGYAAGSALLLLVGPSYAAFLYAALNVAAGISALGVDVPRVVRAIRSVGTEFRAGWRYLFGGPHRTLLQLSVYSAFQSFFTAAPAILLPVLASERFAVPAAAYGVMFTAFAIGGGLGVLALGQTNPRRWLGIVLGIGPVAEGLLLVGAIYAAPQLLASAFGWFAVGAVDGIFFATWLVYLQATAPRELVARTITNSYVFRGSSRAVGAIVIGFLIAAVPLAWVGATIGVFMVLVGAAGLLALPVIRRLRF, from the coding sequence ATGACGGAAGCGACCTCGGCGGTCCCCCGCGACCCTCCGACCTCGTACGGCCGCCTATTCGCCGATCGGAGCTTCCTCGCGTTCTTCCTCTCCTACGTCTTCGGCGAGGCGGGATACGCCGTATACGCGGTCGCGATCCCGTGGCTCGCCTACACGACCACCCACCAGGTCACGGTCGTCGGAGCCGTCGTCGGCATCGAGTTCGGGGTCTACGCCCTCGCCTTCCTCGTCGGCCCGTACATCGATCGCGTCCACAATCTCCGGCTCGTGCTGATCGTCGGCTACCCGCTGCAGGCGGCTGGAGCGGCGGCTCTCGGGTTCGCCGCCGAAGCCGGGGTCCTGACGATCCCGCTCCTCCTCGGGCTTGTCGTGCTCATCTCGAGCGTCTGGGACTTCACCTGGACCGCCTCCAACGCCGTACCTCCCGAGCTCGTCGACGCCCCGACGCTCTTCCGTGCGAGCGGGGTCATGAACGCCGGAGCTGGCGGCGGCCAGATCGCGGGGTACGCGGCCGGGTCGGCCCTGCTCCTCCTCGTTGGCCCATCCTACGCTGCGTTCCTGTATGCCGCCCTCAACGTCGCGGCGGGGATCTCGGCGCTCGGTGTGGACGTCCCTCGCGTCGTCCGTGCGATCCGTTCGGTGGGGACCGAGTTCCGGGCCGGGTGGCGATACCTCTTCGGAGGGCCCCATCGCACGCTCCTCCAACTCTCGGTGTACTCCGCCTTCCAGTCGTTCTTCACGGCGGCGCCGGCGATTCTCTTGCCCGTCCTGGCGAGCGAGCGGTTCGCGGTGCCGGCCGCCGCCTACGGCGTGATGTTCACTGCCTTCGCGATCGGAGGTGGGCTCGGGGTCCTCGCGTTGGGGCAGACGAACCCTCGTCGGTGGCTCGGGATCGTGCTCGGGATCGGGCCGGTGGCCGAGGGCCTCTTGCTCGTCGGCGCGATCTATGCCGCGCCGCAGTTGCTCGCAAGCGCGTTCGGCTGGTTCGCCGTGGGCGCGGTCGACGGGATCTTCTTCGCCACCTGGCTTGTCTACCTTCAAGCGACGGCCCCGCGCGAGCTCGTCGCGCGGACCATCACCAATTCCTACGTCTTCCGCGGAAGCTCGCGTGCGGTAGGAGCGATCGTGATCGGGTTCCTGATCGCGGCGGTGCCCCTCGCGTGGGTCGGCGCGACGATCGGCGTGTTCATGGTCCTCGTCGGGGCCGCCGGGTTGCTGGCGCTGCCCGTGATCCGACGCTTGCGATTCTAG
- a CDS encoding PhoU domain-containing protein has protein sequence MRATGGFHGRKIQKTGGSTYIISLPKNWVTSRGLHAGDVLTFAPHPDGSLQIQPEEGSSMEVLRRVVAISNDMDEEHLLRRLIAEYIAGSTLLEIRTPTRMSARTRDIVRGFAQRVIGPEIIEETAESVILQDVVGPNPLPLPSVIRRMHQMARAMQSDAMAAFHSADASIAKDVIERDREVDRLHWFMEKQVNSALRDARVLTSLSVTLPDCSTYLLASRLMERIADHAVRIAGTIPLFQKERPPAAMVGELERMSEAAAKALTEALESLEHRDIERANAVIDAAHRLVRERAHLLQEVSTKRGRMAVGLAYVLESLERSALYAGDLAEIAINHAVETPTATVERSVGAPVPKA, from the coding sequence ATGCGCGCCACCGGAGGATTTCATGGCCGGAAGATCCAGAAGACCGGTGGCTCGACCTACATCATCTCGCTTCCGAAGAACTGGGTCACGAGCCGGGGGCTCCACGCCGGTGACGTCCTGACCTTCGCCCCCCACCCGGACGGCTCGCTGCAGATCCAACCGGAAGAGGGCAGCTCGATGGAGGTCCTGCGCCGGGTAGTCGCGATCTCGAACGACATGGACGAGGAGCACCTGCTCCGCCGGCTGATCGCGGAGTACATCGCGGGCTCGACCTTGCTCGAGATCCGCACGCCGACGCGGATGAGCGCTCGCACCCGCGACATCGTTCGAGGATTCGCTCAGCGCGTGATCGGCCCGGAGATCATCGAGGAGACTGCGGAGTCGGTGATCCTCCAGGACGTCGTGGGCCCGAATCCGCTTCCGCTCCCGTCCGTCATCCGCCGGATGCACCAGATGGCGCGCGCGATGCAGTCCGATGCGATGGCCGCCTTCCACTCCGCGGACGCGTCGATCGCGAAGGACGTGATCGAGCGGGATCGCGAGGTCGACCGGCTCCACTGGTTCATGGAGAAGCAGGTCAACTCCGCCCTGCGGGATGCCCGTGTCCTGACGAGCCTATCGGTCACGCTTCCGGACTGCTCGACGTACCTGCTCGCTTCGCGCCTGATGGAGCGAATCGCCGACCATGCCGTGCGCATCGCGGGAACGATCCCCCTGTTCCAGAAGGAGCGGCCGCCGGCCGCGATGGTCGGCGAGCTCGAGCGGATGTCCGAAGCCGCGGCGAAGGCTCTCACCGAGGCCCTCGAGAGCCTTGAGCACCGGGACATCGAGCGAGCGAATGCGGTCATCGACGCGGCCCACCGCCTGGTCCGCGAGCGGGCCCACCTATTGCAGGAGGTCTCGACCAAGCGCGGCCGGATGGCGGTCGGCCTTGCCTATGTCCTCGAGAGCCTGGAGCGCAGCGCGCTCTACGCCGGAGACCTCGCAGAGATCGCGATCAACCACGCCGTCGAAACACCCACCGCCACGGTCGAACGTTCGGTCGGCGCCCCCGTGCCCAAGGCGTAA
- a CDS encoding iron-containing alcohol dehydrogenase → MSGFFTSPRVAWGPGAIEQLSGLGIRSAFVLIDPAIAALDPARRVIRELARSETPSIVVDDLPSAATLRTLALLIDRSKNVSFDTLLAVGGGSLIDLAKALVATRARPDLDVRTLTPLAELAVPARPRLIAIPTTGGSGSEATGSSNLLAEDGSTIELSHRDLTPDWALVDPTFGRSMPPALAVDTGMEVVAHALEALASEWANPFSDALARDAAVTALTALPRLARHPRDEEARTALFYAATRAGLAASNAQLGLAHALTRAMLPDTGLGYGRLLGIVLPYVVDFNFGSARDRYLALGPVLSEPVGQSHATLSERLRALGEQLQIPRTLAAAGVPLDAIRAQRAVIVERALHSTTCIANPRVPSAEELRRLVEQVAGTDGPRPP, encoded by the coding sequence ATGTCCGGGTTCTTCACGTCGCCGCGCGTCGCGTGGGGACCCGGAGCCATCGAACAGCTGAGCGGACTCGGGATCCGGTCCGCGTTCGTTCTCATCGATCCGGCGATCGCGGCGTTGGATCCCGCCCGTCGGGTGATCCGAGAGCTCGCCCGCAGCGAGACCCCGTCGATCGTCGTGGACGATCTCCCGTCGGCGGCTACCCTTCGCACGCTCGCCCTCCTGATCGATCGATCCAAGAACGTATCGTTCGACACCCTCCTCGCCGTCGGCGGAGGTAGCCTGATCGATCTCGCGAAGGCGCTCGTCGCCACGCGCGCCCGCCCCGATCTCGATGTGCGCACGTTGACCCCGCTCGCAGAGCTCGCCGTGCCGGCGCGACCCCGGCTCATCGCGATCCCGACCACGGGGGGGAGCGGCAGCGAGGCCACGGGATCGAGCAACCTTCTCGCGGAGGACGGCTCCACGATCGAACTCTCCCACCGGGACCTCACTCCGGACTGGGCCCTGGTCGACCCGACCTTCGGACGATCGATGCCGCCGGCCCTCGCCGTAGACACCGGCATGGAGGTGGTCGCCCACGCACTCGAGGCGCTCGCATCGGAGTGGGCGAATCCGTTCTCGGACGCGCTGGCGCGCGATGCGGCCGTGACCGCCCTGACGGCCCTGCCGCGTCTCGCCCGTCACCCCCGCGACGAGGAGGCCCGAACGGCCCTGTTCTATGCCGCTACGCGCGCCGGGCTCGCTGCATCGAACGCCCAACTCGGCCTCGCCCACGCGCTCACGCGGGCAATGCTCCCCGACACGGGGCTCGGCTACGGTCGGCTCCTCGGCATCGTCCTGCCGTACGTCGTCGATTTCAACTTCGGCTCGGCACGCGATCGATACCTCGCGCTCGGGCCGGTGCTCTCCGAACCGGTGGGTCAGAGCCACGCGACGCTCTCCGAAAGACTGCGCGCGCTCGGCGAGCAGCTTCAGATCCCGCGGACCCTGGCTGCGGCAGGGGTTCCCCTCGACGCGATCCGGGCCCAGCGGGCGGTGATCGTAGAACGGGCACTGCACTCGACCACATGCATCGCGAACCCCCGCGTTCCGTCGGCGGAGGAGCTCCGCCGCTTGGTGGAGCAGGTCGCGGGCACCGACGGCCCGCGACCACCATAG
- a CDS encoding response regulator has protein sequence MRVLIVDRDSEFRDELISQLKEGNHFVTGVASASDATAALERDEFDAMFTDLQLGRRGGMRLLTEVRERWPRVIVVMLATNATVETAVRALQLGAVDYIRKPIRADQVQRVLDLIGQQLALVRMGGKPLDPVEYAKALAKDGGYEVLLITPPPPPIVPPAVSHLPLDAGDPSHIRGAVEDFASARERAAVVLAAIETLFARHREEDIAELLEQLRRAVQGKGPLAIGYDPDKITASGALAVRAAIASADVHMTLESLSNPLRRLVLRRLAEGPCTFGQAMEAAHLDDSSLIAFHLRKLAESGLVAHLPRERYRLTARGKGALEVLGSIDDLDSRKGSGNRLFISKPSKFSRR, from the coding sequence ATGCGAGTGCTGATCGTCGATAGGGATTCGGAATTCCGGGACGAGCTCATCTCGCAGCTGAAGGAGGGTAACCACTTCGTGACGGGCGTCGCCTCTGCCTCGGATGCCACCGCGGCCCTTGAACGGGATGAGTTTGATGCGATGTTTACGGACCTCCAGCTGGGCCGGCGCGGCGGCATGCGGCTCCTTACAGAGGTGCGCGAGCGGTGGCCTCGGGTGATTGTGGTCATGTTGGCCACCAACGCGACCGTCGAAACCGCGGTCCGGGCTCTCCAATTGGGTGCTGTCGATTACATCCGAAAGCCCATTCGAGCCGACCAGGTCCAGCGGGTCTTGGACCTTATCGGTCAGCAACTCGCCCTCGTACGGATGGGCGGGAAACCCCTCGATCCCGTCGAGTATGCCAAGGCCCTGGCCAAGGACGGAGGCTACGAAGTTCTCCTCATCACGCCGCCTCCTCCTCCGATAGTACCCCCTGCGGTCAGCCACCTTCCTCTCGATGCCGGAGATCCATCCCACATTCGTGGCGCGGTCGAGGATTTCGCCTCCGCGAGGGAGAGGGCAGCGGTGGTGCTCGCCGCCATCGAGACGCTCTTCGCACGTCATCGCGAAGAGGATATCGCCGAGCTCCTCGAGCAGCTGCGACGGGCCGTTCAGGGGAAGGGGCCGCTCGCCATCGGGTACGATCCGGACAAGATCACGGCCTCCGGCGCCCTGGCCGTTCGAGCCGCAATCGCGTCGGCGGACGTGCACATGACGCTCGAATCGCTATCGAACCCTCTGCGTCGACTGGTCCTGCGACGCCTTGCAGAAGGTCCCTGCACCTTCGGTCAAGCGATGGAGGCGGCTCACCTCGACGACTCCTCGTTGATTGCCTTCCACCTTCGTAAGCTGGCCGAGAGCGGGCTCGTCGCCCACCTGCCTCGAGAGCGATACCGGCTCACCGCCCGTGGAAAGGGAGCGCTGGAGGTCTTGGGCTCGATCGACGACCTCGACTCACGAAAGGGAAGCGGCAACCGGCTTTTCATTTCGAAGCCTTCGAAATTTTCCCGACGCTGA
- a CDS encoding winged helix-turn-helix transcriptional regulator, which yields MSAPAPVREARGFSSAKREILLYLKRTPDASLAEIARASDISKAAALGHLQELETERWIERSYRRGSVGRPAVCFRLAEGSDGLFPQGYGEMSRCALAFIERRLGRPAVVELLQERAREVADLNRARLASGDLRARVSELARIRTEGGYMAELGARRRDAIEMREHNCPILTVTQEYPEACDTERRMFESLLHARIEVSHRVVAGDPVCRFWIRDASADR from the coding sequence ATGTCCGCTCCCGCGCCGGTCCGAGAAGCTCGCGGATTCTCCTCCGCGAAACGGGAGATCCTCCTCTACCTCAAGCGCACGCCGGACGCATCGCTCGCAGAGATCGCGCGCGCATCGGATATCTCGAAGGCCGCCGCGCTCGGCCACCTGCAGGAACTCGAGACCGAGCGCTGGATCGAGCGTAGCTACCGGCGCGGCTCGGTCGGACGACCGGCCGTCTGCTTTCGGCTCGCGGAAGGTTCCGACGGACTCTTCCCGCAGGGCTACGGAGAGATGTCGCGCTGCGCGCTCGCCTTCATCGAGCGACGGCTCGGCCGCCCGGCGGTCGTAGAGCTCCTGCAGGAGCGCGCGCGCGAGGTGGCCGACCTGAACCGCGCGCGCCTCGCGTCCGGAGATCTGCGGGCGCGCGTCTCCGAACTCGCTCGGATCCGCACCGAAGGCGGCTACATGGCCGAGCTCGGCGCGCGACGTCGGGATGCGATCGAGATGCGCGAGCACAACTGTCCGATCCTCACCGTCACGCAGGAGTATCCCGAAGCCTGCGACACCGAGCGCCGAATGTTCGAGTCGTTGCTGCACGCGCGCATCGAGGTCTCTCACCGGGTCGTTGCGGGCGATCCGGTCTGCCGCTTCTGGATCCGGGATGCATCGGCGGACCGATGA